The DNA window GCGTTGTGTTTACGAAGGCATTACCACCGTGGACGAGGTACTGCGGGCAACTCAAACTTAAGTCCGCATTGGGTGTCCACCGCAGTCCGTATAGGCGCCCACCCTGAGGAGCCGCGCAGCGGCGTCTCGAAGGGCACAAGTGGTGCCTGACACCCGGTCAACCGGAACATGAGCAATTCAGCCCAAAAAGGAGATTCCCGCTTGCGCGGGAATGACAGTATTTGACAGCAGTCCTTTAGGAGTTACGCCATGAGAAACCGCCGAAAAAATCGACACGCCTTTACTCTCGTAGAATTACTGGTCGTTGTCGCGATTATCACAATGTTGGCCGGGATGGTTTCAGCCGCGGCCATGAGTGCCCGCCGCCGCGCGGCCGTGACCAAGGCCAAATCCTTAATTGCCACACTGGAGACTGCCATTGCCATGTATGAAAGCGATACGGGCAAGTATCCTGAGAGCGGCATGGCCCAGCTGATTACTGAGCTGCAGGGGCCCTCCGGGGCGCGGGGATGGGATGGCCCGTACATGCGCTTTAAGCAGGATGACCTGGAGGGCGGGGTCTTGATTGATTCCTGGGGGGAACCCATCGAGTACAGCGCGCCCGGGGGAGCGGATCACGACCACCAGCACTATTTTGATCTGCGGTCAAAGGGCCTCGACAGGGAGGCCGGGAGTGCGGACGATCTGGTCAACTGGTAAGCCTC is part of the Candidatus Omnitrophota bacterium genome and encodes:
- a CDS encoding type II secretion system protein GspG, giving the protein MRNRRKNRHAFTLVELLVVVAIITMLAGMVSAAAMSARRRAAVTKAKSLIATLETAIAMYESDTGKYPESGMAQLITELQGPSGARGWDGPYMRFKQDDLEGGVLIDSWGEPIEYSAPGGADHDHQHYFDLRSKGLDREAGSADDLVNW